The sequence below is a genomic window from Bacillota bacterium.
TGGGTGGAAAAGAGGCTCGGGCTCCGGCTGGCCGAGAAGCAGGCTCAAGCCGTGGCGTGCGCGGTGTCCAACAAGGTCCTGGTGATCACCGGCGGGCCGGGTACCGGCAAAACCACCATCATCAGGGCGATGATCAACATCTACCAGGCTCTGGGGGTGCGGGTCGTCCTGGCCGCCCCCACCGGCCGGGCGGCAAAACGCATGCAGGAGGCTTCGGGGCACGAGGCCCGGACCATCCACCGCCTGCTGGAGTTCAGCCCCGCAAAAGGCCGTTTTCAGCGCGACCAGGACTCGCCCCTGGACGCTGACGCCGTTATTGTCGACGAGGCTTCGATGATCGACACCCTGCTGATGAACAGTCTGGTCCGGGCCATTCCACGAAGCGCCGCCCTGGTCCTGGTCGGGGACACCAACCAACTGCCCTCGGTCGGTCCGGGAAACGTTTTAAGAGACATTATCGATTCCGGCCGGTTCAAAGTGGTGACCCTGACCGAGATCTTCCGGCAGTCCCGGGAAAGCCGGATCGTGGTAAACGCCCACCGGATCAACCGGGGCGAGTTTCCCGATTTGCGCCCGCCGGAAACCGGCCGCCCGTCCGACTTCTACTTCATCCAGGAGGAGGACCCGGCAACGGCGGTCCAGACGATCCTCAACCTGTGCAAGGTACGCCTCCCCAAGCGCTTCGGCTGGCACCCGGTGCGGGACATCCAGGTGCTCACGCCGATGCACAAGGGCCTGGCCGGCGCTGCGAACCTGAACGCCGAGCTGCAAAATCTATTGAACCCGGGGAAAGAAGGGGTGGTTAGGGGCCACCGGATGTTCCGGACTCACGACAAGGTCATGCAGGTGGTGAACAACTACCAGAAAGAAGTGTTTAACGGGGACATCGGCCGGATTACGGCCGTGCACTTCGACGAACAACAACTAAAGGTGAACTTCGACGGCCGGACCGTAGGCTACGAGTTCTCGGAACTTGACGAGCTGGTCCTGGCCTACGCGGTCTCCGTGCATAAGGCCCAGGGAAGCGAATATCCGGTGGTGATTATGCCGGTGCTGACTCAGCACTATGTGCTTCTGCAGCGGAACCTGGTCTACACCGGGGTGACCCGCGGAAAAAACCTGGTGGTGCTCGTCGGCACCAAGAAGGCGTTGGCCATCGCCATCCGCAACGACGAGCCGCGCCGGCGTTACACCAGGCTGCGGGAAAGGCTCTCCGGGTTTCGTCCCGGGTATGGCGGCGAAATCAGTAATTAGTGTCGGCCGGTGCGTGATTATTTTCCGGCGGACTAGACCCGGAGCAGGAATTCCGAGGAATTTGCAGAATTCTATAACATTCGCCCGGCAATCAGCGCCGGTTCTCCTTCCGTCCGGACGATGCAAGAACCGCCGTCAAGCTTGCCCGAAAAGTTTTTAGCTTGAATTTAACCTTGCAGGAAAGGTATTAGTAAGGATGAATATCTAATGGTGGTCCAAGAGGTGGTCCACCGGGTAGGAGCGCGTTTAAGGTTTTTGTCGATTGCAAACTTAGGCGGGGGGGGGTGGTTCCGGGGAGAGCAATCGTCCGGGTAGGGGCCAGAAAAACCCAATCAACTTCTTTTACTCTTATTTTGGGAGGGGAAACTTGGTGAGAGTGTCCAAATGGGTAGCCCTGTTGACGGTGATTCTCTTTTCGCTGTCCATTATCGCCGGTTGCGGCGGTGGCCAAGCTCCGCCCCCGGCTGCGGCGGAGGAAATCAAGATCGGTTTGATCGCCCCCCTGACGGGTGACGTCAAGACTTTCGGCGAATCCGTGAAGAATGCTTTCGAGCTGGCGATCGAGGAATCGGGTAACAAAGTCGGAGACTTCAACATCAAGTACGTCATCGCCGACGACCGGAACGTGGCCACCGAAGCCGTGAACGTAGCCGACAAGCTCATCACCCAGGACAAAGTATCGGCGATCGTGGGTTCGGTTACTTCGTCCTGCACCATCCCGATTTCGGAAGTGGCTCAGGCTGCGGGCGTGGTCGTGATCAGCCCGACCGCGACCAACCCGAAGGTCACCGTTGATGCCGGGAACCGCAAAGACTTCATCTTCCGGGCCTGCTTCATCGACCCGTTCCAGGGCACCGTCGCGGCCCGCTTCGCCCTTGACGAACTCGGCGCCAAGACGGCGGCCGTCCTGTTCGACCAGGGGAACGACTACACCATCGGTCTGAAGGACTTTTTCAAGGAGGCGTTCGTCGCCGGGGGCGGCACGATGCTGGCTGAAGAGGCCTACGCCAAGACCGACACCGACTTTTCAGCAGTGCTCACCCGGATCGCGCAGCTGAAACCCGACATCCTGTTCCTGCCCGACTACTACCAGAAAGCCAGCCTGATCGGCAAGCAGGCCCGCGACAAGGGCATCACCGCCGTTTTCCTCGGCGGCGACGGCTGGGACAGCCCGGACCTGGATTTCGCGGCCATGGAAGGCGGCTACTTCACCAACCACTATTCTCCTGAGGACCCGCGTCCGGTAGTGGCGGAATGGGTAGCGAAGTACACCGCCAAATACGGCCAGACCCCCGACGCCCTGGCCACCCTGGCGTACGACGCCACCAACCTTCTGCTGGCGGCCATCGAGAAGGCCGGCTCCAAGGACCCGGCGGCCATCCGCGACGCGATGGCGGCGACCGACGGCTTCCAGGCCGTGAGCGGCAGCATCAGCTTCGATGAGAACGGTAACCCCATCAAGTCGGCCGCGATCCTGCAGGTCAAGGACGGCGCCCAGAAGTTCGTAACCATCGTAGATCCCTAGAGTTGCACAAGGTACGGGGGAAAGAGCAAAGCCTCTTTCCCCCGCTGCCTGTTTTCAGGTTGGGGGGGGTAAAGTGGGTTGGAGTATTTTCTAGAACAGGTGATCAACGGGCTTCAACTGGGTATGGTTTACGCGCTGATCGCCCTCGGGTACACAATGGTCTACGGCATAGTAAGACTCATCAACTTCGCCCACGGCGATGTTTTTATGGTGGGGGCGTTCATTGGCTATTTCGGGTTCACCAACTGGAACATGCCTTGGCCGCTGGCGATCGTGGTGGCGATGATTATCTGCGCCGCGCTGGGCATGACCATTGAGCGGCTTGCCTACCGCCCTCTGCGCTACGCACCGCGGATTATGGCGCTCATTGCCGCCATCGGTGTGTCGTTCTTCATCGAGTACTTTTGCAGCCTGAAGTTTATGTTCGGTCCGAACTACCGGGTGGTTCAGCGCCCTTTTGAAGAGGTCTACTGGAGCATCGGCGGGGTCACGATTTCCAACATCCAGGTCCTGATCTTCGTCACCGCGGTGATAATGCTTATCGGCCTTCAATACCTCGTGTACCGGACCAAGCTCGGCGCCGCGATGCGCACGTTGTCCTTCGACCACGACACCGCCCGGTTGATGGGCGTGAACGTAGACCGCACCATCTCCTTGACCTTCGGAATCGGCGCGGCCCTGGCGGCGGTGGGCGGCGTGCTTTACGCCATCGCCTACCCACAGATTTTCACGTTCATGGGAATCATGCCCGGCCTCAAGGCCTTCACCGCCGCCGTGCTGGGGGGTATCGGCCTCATTCCCGGAGCGATGCTGGGGGCTTTAATCATGGGCCAGGCGGAAGTGATGACCGCGGCGTTCATCTCCTCCCAGTTACGCGACATGATCGCCTTCTCGATCCTAATTTTGGTGCTGCTGATTAAACCCACCGGCATTTTGGGCAAGACCCAGCCGGAAAAGGTTTAAATGAGGAAGGATACGCCAATGGGAGTAAATAGCAACTATAAGCGGCTTGCCCTTTACGCGGCGGGGACCGTGGCGGTCTACGCGTTGATCAAGTTGCTGGTGCTGAGTGGATTCATCAATCCCTACTGGCAACGCGTGCTGGACCAATCCATGATCGTTGCCATCGGTGCCCTGGGCTTGAGCGTGATTTTCGGGATCTCCGGCCAGTTCTCCATCGGGCACGCCGCGTTTTACGGCATCGGTGCCTACACGGCCGGTTTGGTGACGAAGTCACTCGGCGGGGAGGCCGCTGCGTTTCTGGCGGCGCTGGTGGCCGGAGTGTTTATGGCCGCGCTGGTGGCGTTTTTGTTCGGCCTGCCTGTGCTACGCCTGACCTCGGATTACCTGGGGATTGCCACGCTCGGTTTTGGAGTCATTTGTAAGGTTGGTTTTGACAACGCCAACAAAGTCATTCCGGCTATGGGCGGCGCGACCGGCATGACCGGCGTCCCTCAGGTTGCCGATTTCGACTGGATTTTCCTGTTCTTTATTTTGAGCATTGTCCTGGCCCGCAATTTTGTACAGTCCGCCCAGGGAAGATCGTGTATGGCCCTGCGGGAAGACGAGGTCGCCGCCAACGTGATCGGCATCAACATCTTCCGGTACAAAATGCTGGCGTTCGTGTTCGGATGCGGCCTGGCCGGGTTGGCCGGCGCGCTGTATGCGCACCGGTATCCCTTCCTTCATCCCTCGAACTTCGACTTCCTGCCGTCGGTGGACTTCCTGATCATCGTTGTGCTCGGCGGGATGGGCAGCCTGACCGGCACCGTGGTCACCGCGATCGGTTGGGTGTTCCTGCTGGAGGTATTGCGGGCGGTCCTGGGAATGGCGTTTATGGACTGGCGGGGCGTGATCTACGCTTTGATCCTGGTGGTCACCATCCTGGTGCGGCGCCAGGGTCTCTTTGGAAACAAAGAATATGGTTTTCTGGCTCCGCGAGTGTTCAAGGCCAAGGAGGGTCCAAATGCCACTGTTAAAGGTTGATCAACTGGGGATTGATTTCGGCGGCCTGAAAGCGGTGAGCGACTTCAACCTCGAGATAAAGACCGGTGAGATCGTGGGGCTTATCGGGCCGAACGGCGCGGGCAAGACCACCGTATTCAACCTGATCACCGGCTACTTCCCGCCAAACACTGGTTCCATCACCTTCGACGGCAAGGTGATCACCGGCAAAAAGCCTTACCAGGTCTGCCAGTTGGGCATCGCCCGTACCTTCCAGAACATTCGGCTGTTTACGCAAAACAGTGTGATGGACAACGTGCGGGCGGCTTTTCAGCCCCGGACCCGTTACTGGCTGGCGGAAGCCTTCCTGCGTACACCGCGGTTTCTGGCCGAGGAAGCCCGGATTGTCGCCGAGAGCGAGGAGATTCTGGACACGCTGGGCCTCCTGCACCGGGCCGGCGACCAGGCCGGGTCGCTGCCGTACGGCGCCCAGCGCCGCCTGGAAATCGCCCGGGCCCTGGCCTGCAAACCGAGACTCCTTTTGCTGGACGAGCCCGCGGCGGGGATGAACCCGTCGGAAGTGCGCGAGTTGGTCGAATTGGTCAAATTCGTGAAGGAAAGGTTTGACGTGACCATTCTGTTGATTGAGCACCAGATGGGCCTGGTCATGAACCTGTGCGAGCGGCTGGTGGTCATGGATTTCGGCGTCACCATCGCCCAGGGTTTGCCCCACGAGGTGCGTGAGGACCCGAAAGTATTGAGCGCCTATCTGGGCAGAGGGGTGGTGGCTTGATGCTTGCGGTGCGAAACCTCAGTGTCTTTTATGGGGCTATTCAGGCCATCCAGGACATCTCCTTCGAAGTGCGGGAAGGAGAGATCGTCACCCTGATCGGGGCGAACGGCGCCGGCAAGAGCACGACCCTGCGCACCATTTCGGGTTTGATCAAAGCGAAAAGCGGCGAAATAGTGTTCCAGGATGAAATAATCACCAGCCTTAGGCCGCACGTAATCGTAGGCAAGGGTCTGATCCACGTGCCTGAAGGGCGGAAGATCATCGGTACTTTTACGGTACGCGAGAACCTGATGATGGGCGCCTACTCGCGAACGGACCGGGCCGGGATCGCGGACACGCTGGAGGAAGTGTTCACCCGCTTCCCCCGTCTTAAGGAACGGGAGAAGCAGTTGGGCGGGACGCTTTCCGGCGGCGAACAGCAGATGCTGGCCATCGGGCGGGGATTAATGGCCAACCCCCGCCTCCTGCTGTTGGATGAACCGTCGATGGGGCTTTCACCGATCTTGACGGAGGAGATCTTCTCAATCATCCGGACCATCAACCAGAAGGGCACGACCATTCTTCTGGTGGAGCAGAACGCCTATATGGCTTTCCAGATCGCGCACCGGGCCTATGTGTTGGAAACCGGGCGGGTGCTGATGTCCGGGGACTGCCGGACTATCCAGAACGACCCGAAGGTCCGTTCCGCCTACCTGGGCGAAATCGCCTGATTCCGGGGCTTCCCGAGCTAAAGCGAATCACCAGAGGGCTTCCGTCCAGGAAGCCCTTATTATCTGCTCCCGAGCCCCAGCAGTTCGGTGAAACAACTGATGGTGTAGTCCGGGGTGAGCAGCGGGTCGTCAGGCAGTTCGGTTCCCAGCCACCCCCCGGGCTTGAAGACGGTGGTCGCCCCGATGATGTTGCCGAAACGGATGTCGCGCTTGGGCGAGTCGCCGACCACCACGCAGTGGTCCGGGCTCCGGCCCCTGGCTTGCGCGAAAGAGGCCTCCCCGGCCTGCCTGGCCCGCCGGAAGGAGTCCTGACTTTTGCGTTCCAGGACGTTATGGTGAAAAAACGGACCAAGATCATGTGCCGCCAGCGTCCGGGCAATGCGTTGTTCCCGGCCCTCGGAATGCAGCACCAAAGTGTTCCCTTCGCTCCGGAGCTTGGCCAGGGTTTCGGTGACCCCAAAGAAAAGCGGGGGGCAGTGCGCTTGAAGGTGCGCGTAAAAGGCCGTCCCTGCCGGTTGGCTCTGGTCCCATTCCAGCGCCGGCGGTGCCGCGGCCGCCGCCAGGCGGACCGCCTCGTCGTGCGGCCGGCCGCGGTCGACCAGCAGCAGCGCTAAAGCCAACCGCGTATAGTCATACTCGAAGTCATCGAGCGCCAGGGCGAGACGAAAATCAAGCGCGCGCAGCAAATCCAGGGCCGCCGCGGTCTCCAGGCTGCACCCGCTGTCCCGCAGGTTGGCGGCCATCTTAAGTTGAGCGCCCAGAAACACCGCGTTCGTATCCCACAGGGTGTTGTCGGCATCGACGATATATACGCCACGCAACAAAAAAACCGGCCTCCGTTTCCGGTACAATTGACTCATTGTATTCGCGGCCGGTGCCCGGTTTCCCTTTTACTTGTTTTTAACCCCTTTTCCTTCCGGGCATATTGTATAGTGTTGCGGCCTACACTTGCTATTAAAATACCGGGAAAAGGGGGCCGGTCCGTTGGACGTCTATGTCTCCACGCAGGAACACCACGCCGCTCTTATGCACACTCTTTTAAAGCGGGAACTCCGCATCCTGAGAGGCAAGGGGATGCGGGTGGCTTTCAGGGAACGGCCCCCCGGCGTTTTCCGCTGCCGGATGAATGAGCCCCGGCTTTTCGGCCGGCGGGACCGCAGAGGTTTCCGGCAGGCGATCGCCAATGCGGTGACGGTGTTCGTGATCCAGGAGTGGGACTATTACGTCGGCCGCCGGCTCTTGATCAGCACCGGTTGGACGAATGACCGGGACTGGGAGATGGTCCGCGCCCGCCTGAAAGAGGACCGGTCCCTTTTCGACGGCTACCGGCACGAGTGCATGCACCGCCTGGTGTCTTACCTGGAAGACAACATCCGGTTGGACGTCGACGGCTTCGTCAACTTCCGGATGCCGGATTTTATCGACTATGTCGGGAAAGCCGCGGGCCGGATTCTGGACGACCTTTTGCTGGAACAGGAAAACCGCGAGTTCATCGGCGTGCTCCGGCAATTTGTAGAACGGCGGGAAGAACCGATGGACCTGGTGCACGTGGTGATGATGTCGGGAAATCGTTTTCAGATTTATGACCGGTCTATGCAGGTGGTGGCCAAAAGCGTGGATTCGGCGCCGGGTGCGGCAGACGACGAGGTCCGGCAGGAAGATCTTCTGATTTCAGCCCTGGTGACCCTGGCTCCCCGCCAGGTCACCCTGCACGGCAAGTGCATGGCGGCCACCTACAATACGCTGACCGAGGTGTTCCCCGGGGCCCTGCGCCGTTGCGCCGGGTGCAGGTACTGCCCGGCCCGGAACCAGGCCTGACGCAAGACCGACCCGTGGCCTTTATAACGAGAGCCATACCAAGGTTTCCAGGGACTGGTGCGAGATAATTTCCCCCGGAGTTGCGGCTATTTTTCACGCGTCAGTCCTGTGCCTCACGGCCCGTCCTTGCGCATATGCCCGAAATCTGGTATATTCTAGCCACTCCGAGGCCGCTTCCGCAAGGGTGTATGCTGTTTGTTCTTCCTATACGCGTTGACACTGCCGCTGGTTGGGGCGCTGATCGGGTGGGGGACCAATCTCATTGCCGTGTGGCTTCTGTTCCGTCCGTACCGGCCCTACAAGATCCCTTTCCTGCCGATCACCATTCAGGGGCTCCTGCCCAAGAGACGCCAGGATTTGGCCCGCAGCATCGGCGAGACGGTTGAAGCCGAACTGCTTTCCTTTGACGACCTGGTGGCGCAGGTCCATACTGAGGAAATGACGAAACGCCTGTCTCTCGCGGTCAGCGACGCGGTCCACGAAGCGGTGATGGCCCGCACTCCCGGGATAATCCCGGGGTCCGTGAAGAAGGCGCTGGCCGATACCCTGGCCGACATGGTGGAAGACCGGGTGCCGGACATTATTGACTGGCTGGCCGACGAGGTGACCCAGGCGGCCCGGGAGGAGATCAAGATCGCCCGGATTATAGAAGACCGGATGAATTCGTTTCCCTTGGAAGCCCTGGAAAAAATCATCTTCCGGGTGGCTTCCAAAGAGATCAAGCACATCACGGTGCTGGGCGGGGTTTTGGGCTTCCTGATCGGCCTGGTCCAGGTGCTTTTTCTGTATCTGGCCCGGGTGTTCGGCACGCCGGTGATTTAGGGAAAGAGTTTAGAATCCAGAATTCGCTACAATTCAAAAGTCAGGCACCTGACAAAATCAAGCAAACTCTTCACCCTCGATCCGGCAAGTAACAAAGTAAAAGTATAAATACCCAGTTCATAAGGGTCTCACAGAGTTTCACGCGTCGGGCGTCAAAGTCGGGTTAGAGGATTTTGGTCATTTTGTTGAAAATTGTTAATGGACACCAGTAGGTCATGCTTGCTGAAAGGTAAAGATCGGTTGGTACGCCGGGAAGCGGCTTTTGCCCCTGGTTGACTTGGTAACCCAAGAGCGGCGGAAGCTTTGGCCGCAATTTTAAACGACTATGACGAGCACGTCCGGATGCGGCCAAAGATTGGAGCTGATTAGCAGCGAGAGTCTTTTTTGAATTCCTTTGGAGCAGAGGAAGGCTGCCGTGGTTAAATTAACCAAATGGATCTTGAAATCGAAACTTAGAATTGTCCTTATTGGTCTGCTTATTCCGAGCATTCCTCTCTTAGCGCTGGCCGGATTTTTTAATTTTACATTAGCGGATAATGTTGGCCAATTGCTGACCAATAAAATTTATATGACCGTCACGAATGTCGAAGAACGTATAGAAATCAGTATGGCCCGTGATATTGCCGCAGCGCAAGTATTTGCCACCAGACCGCATCTGTTGGCGATGATTCAGCAGGGCGATACGGACTGGATGAATAGGCACCTGGAGCATTTAATTGACAATATGGAGCACATGGACAAAGCTACCATTGTCAACGCACAGGGGCTTCAGATCGCCAACTATCCGTTTATTCCCGAAACAATCGGGATGGACTTTTCGCACCGGGACTATTTCCTGGGCGTGACGAAACACTGGTCGCCTTATGTTTCAGAGTTTTTTCTGAGAACAACAGAGCCAAGGCGCTATGTTTTTTCCATCGCTGTCCCGCTCAAGCTGGAAGGCGTCCCGTTAGGCGTGCTGACCATGCAGCCAAAAGCCGACTATTTCACCAGACTGCTGGATGGTATAATTATCCCTGAAGGTCGCATCATCGTCGTCGACCGTAAAGGTCGTTTGGTTTACAGTTCTTTAACAGGAGGCAAAATCATAGACCCCGAAGACCTTTCCGCCCGACCTGTGGTCCGGAAACTGATGCAAGGGCAAAGCGGGTTTGAGGAAACTGTAGATATTGAGACAAACGAACCGGTATTTACCTCCTATCGCCCGATCGGCGAGTATGGTTGGGGGGTTGTCGTTGATGTTCCAACGAGGGTAGCCATGGCGCCACTTATACTAATGTTAAAATGGATGGCTGCGGTCACTTTATTTTTGCTTTTAGCGGGCGGTTATTTTGGATATCGCTGGTCGTTGCTGCTGGAATCGGAAAAAGAGATCGCGTTAAAATTGCATCAAAAAACAACGGAGGTTTTTGCCAAAAATAATCAATTAGCCCGTATAAACGAGGAGATGGAAGCGCTGAACCAACAACTCGCCGATGCGTCAACGGCGAAATCCAGATTTCTAGCCAATATGTCCCATGAACTGAGGACCCCGATGAACTCCATCATCGGTTTTTCACAGATTCTGGAGGATGGTTTTGCGGGGGAGCTAAACAAAAAGCAAAAAGAATATGTCGGCTATATCCTGACCAGCGGCACCCACCTATTATCTCTCATCAACGATATCCTCGACCTTTCCAAGGTGGAGGCGGGTAAGATTGAATTGGAATTAACCAGCTTTCCAGTCAGGGAGGCGCTGGAGGAGGCAGCCGCCCAGTTTGTGGAAATATGCCGGGAACAGAATATTCAACTGAAGATAGCTATAGAACCGCAGGCCGTCCGGGAGCTGGAAGCTGACAAGAGAAAGTTCAAGCAGATACTGCTTAATCTCTTGAGCAACGCCGTAAAATTTACACCCGCTGGTGGTGCTGTCTCTGTTACCGCCAGGCTCTCTTCAACAGCAATGGTTGGCTTATCAATGGCGGAGGATGGTTCCGCTCTGCCTTACAGGGAATTTATAGAAATCGCGGTTTCCGATACCGGGATCGGGATTAAACCTGAGGATCAGAACAAGCTTTTCAAGCCTTTTTCGCAACTTGAATCATCGTATAATAAAAAATATGAAGGAACAGGTCTGGGGCTGGCCCTGACTAAAAAGCTCGTTGAGCTTCATAACGGTATGATCTGGGTTGAAAGCGAATTCGGCCGGGGCAGCACGTTTACCCTTACCCTTCCGCTTAAGCAAGCGGGTTAAAGGATCAGCAATGCTTACTTGGTGTTATAACTGAGAGGTGATATTTGCTGATGAAGATTTTAATCGTTGAGGATAATGGGAAAAACAGAACCCTGTTAAAAGATCTGTTGCATTACCACGGTTATGACACGATTGAAGCCAAAGATGGCGCAGAAGGCATCTCTCTGGCCAAAGAGCATCTTCCCGACCTTATTCTCCTGGATATTCAAATACCGGTTATGGATGGATTAACCGTCCTGAAGATATTAAAAGAGAGCGATGAAACCAGGAACATTAAAGTTGTGGCGCTTACTTCTTTTGCCATGAAGGGCGACAAGGAAAAACTTTTAGCGGCCGGGTTCGATCATTACATCTCAAAGCCGATAGATACAAGAGAGCTGCCTAAACTGATCAAACAAATTTTCACGGACAATAGCACTTAAACCCTTGACAATAACTAAATTGCCCGTGGAGGATTTCATGCCTAACAAGCCTAAAATTTTGTGCGTTGATGACGAACTTGTAAACCTTAAACTGCTCGAATCCATTCTCGTTCCTTCAGGTTATGAGGTAATCTTGGCACAAGATGGTGCCAGCGCTTGGGACAAAATCGCTGAACAACAGATAGACCTCATTCTTCTTGATGTAATGATGCCGGGGATAAACGGCTTTGAGCTGTGCGCCATGATTAAAGAGAGCGAGAAATATCGCCATCTGCCGGTTATTATACTTACGGCCTTGACGGCAAAAGAATCACGCATCAAAGGGATTGAGGCAGGTGCGGATGACTTTATTTCAAAACCTTTTGATTATGCGGAGGTCTTGGCCAGAATAAGGATGCTCTTGAAGGTAAAGTCGTTGAACGACAGCTTACTGTATGCTTACAGCAGCATCAACTCTCTGACCGAGTTTGGCGAGGTG
It includes:
- a CDS encoding ATP-dependent RecD-like DNA helicase; this translates as MEVVHGYLERITYYNEENHFTVARLQETGKKELITIVGNLAGITPGESLKLTGKWVADPRFGPQFRVERFETVVPATVNGIRKYLGSGLIRGIGPVMAKRIVKVFGLQTLDVIDHSPGRLAEVAGIGPKRVALITRAWEDQKEIRGIMVFLQDHGISAAYAAKIYKQYGNAAVEVVKTNPYRLAADVHGIGFITADRIARQAGIDPNSITRAEEGTLYVLNESTNEGHVYLPCETLVTRAAQMLEVSRDLVAEALERLITRRRVVREDEAVYPAPFYAAETSLAERLGGLRDAGAAVGVPGGTRRGYPRQWVSGSAGRVDTAQALPWVEKRLGLRLAEKQAQAVACAVSNKVLVITGGPGTGKTTIIRAMINIYQALGVRVVLAAPTGRAAKRMQEASGHEARTIHRLLEFSPAKGRFQRDQDSPLDADAVIVDEASMIDTLLMNSLVRAIPRSAALVLVGDTNQLPSVGPGNVLRDIIDSGRFKVVTLTEIFRQSRESRIVVNAHRINRGEFPDLRPPETGRPSDFYFIQEEDPATAVQTILNLCKVRLPKRFGWHPVRDIQVLTPMHKGLAGAANLNAELQNLLNPGKEGVVRGHRMFRTHDKVMQVVNNYQKEVFNGDIGRITAVHFDEQQLKVNFDGRTVGYEFSELDELVLAYAVSVHKAQGSEYPVVIMPVLTQHYVLLQRNLVYTGVTRGKNLVVLVGTKKALAIAIRNDEPRRRYTRLRERLSGFRPGYGGEISN
- a CDS encoding ABC transporter substrate-binding protein, whose protein sequence is MRVSKWVALLTVILFSLSIIAGCGGGQAPPPAAAEEIKIGLIAPLTGDVKTFGESVKNAFELAIEESGNKVGDFNIKYVIADDRNVATEAVNVADKLITQDKVSAIVGSVTSSCTIPISEVAQAAGVVVISPTATNPKVTVDAGNRKDFIFRACFIDPFQGTVAARFALDELGAKTAAVLFDQGNDYTIGLKDFFKEAFVAGGGTMLAEEAYAKTDTDFSAVLTRIAQLKPDILFLPDYYQKASLIGKQARDKGITAVFLGGDGWDSPDLDFAAMEGGYFTNHYSPEDPRPVVAEWVAKYTAKYGQTPDALATLAYDATNLLLAAIEKAGSKDPAAIRDAMAATDGFQAVSGSISFDENGNPIKSAAILQVKDGAQKFVTIVDP
- a CDS encoding branched-chain amino acid ABC transporter permease, whose protein sequence is MEYFLEQVINGLQLGMVYALIALGYTMVYGIVRLINFAHGDVFMVGAFIGYFGFTNWNMPWPLAIVVAMIICAALGMTIERLAYRPLRYAPRIMALIAAIGVSFFIEYFCSLKFMFGPNYRVVQRPFEEVYWSIGGVTISNIQVLIFVTAVIMLIGLQYLVYRTKLGAAMRTLSFDHDTARLMGVNVDRTISLTFGIGAALAAVGGVLYAIAYPQIFTFMGIMPGLKAFTAAVLGGIGLIPGAMLGALIMGQAEVMTAAFISSQLRDMIAFSILILVLLIKPTGILGKTQPEKV
- a CDS encoding branched-chain amino acid ABC transporter permease, with product MGVNSNYKRLALYAAGTVAVYALIKLLVLSGFINPYWQRVLDQSMIVAIGALGLSVIFGISGQFSIGHAAFYGIGAYTAGLVTKSLGGEAAAFLAALVAGVFMAALVAFLFGLPVLRLTSDYLGIATLGFGVICKVGFDNANKVIPAMGGATGMTGVPQVADFDWIFLFFILSIVLARNFVQSAQGRSCMALREDEVAANVIGINIFRYKMLAFVFGCGLAGLAGALYAHRYPFLHPSNFDFLPSVDFLIIVVLGGMGSLTGTVVTAIGWVFLLEVLRAVLGMAFMDWRGVIYALILVVTILVRRQGLFGNKEYGFLAPRVFKAKEGPNATVKG
- a CDS encoding ABC transporter ATP-binding protein — translated: MPLLKVDQLGIDFGGLKAVSDFNLEIKTGEIVGLIGPNGAGKTTVFNLITGYFPPNTGSITFDGKVITGKKPYQVCQLGIARTFQNIRLFTQNSVMDNVRAAFQPRTRYWLAEAFLRTPRFLAEEARIVAESEEILDTLGLLHRAGDQAGSLPYGAQRRLEIARALACKPRLLLLDEPAAGMNPSEVRELVELVKFVKERFDVTILLIEHQMGLVMNLCERLVVMDFGVTIAQGLPHEVREDPKVLSAYLGRGVVA
- a CDS encoding ABC transporter ATP-binding protein, which encodes MLAVRNLSVFYGAIQAIQDISFEVREGEIVTLIGANGAGKSTTLRTISGLIKAKSGEIVFQDEIITSLRPHVIVGKGLIHVPEGRKIIGTFTVRENLMMGAYSRTDRAGIADTLEEVFTRFPRLKEREKQLGGTLSGGEQQMLAIGRGLMANPRLLLLDEPSMGLSPILTEEIFSIIRTINQKGTTILLVEQNAYMAFQIAHRAYVLETGRVLMSGDCRTIQNDPKVRSAYLGEIA
- a CDS encoding HAD family hydrolase encodes the protein MRGVYIVDADNTLWDTNAVFLGAQLKMAANLRDSGCSLETAAALDLLRALDFRLALALDDFEYDYTRLALALLLVDRGRPHDEAVRLAAAAAPPALEWDQSQPAGTAFYAHLQAHCPPLFFGVTETLAKLRSEGNTLVLHSEGREQRIARTLAAHDLGPFFHHNVLERKSQDSFRRARQAGEASFAQARGRSPDHCVVVGDSPKRDIRFGNIIGATTVFKPGGWLGTELPDDPLLTPDYTISCFTELLGLGSR
- a CDS encoding putative sporulation protein YtxC; the encoded protein is MDVYVSTQEHHAALMHTLLKRELRILRGKGMRVAFRERPPGVFRCRMNEPRLFGRRDRRGFRQAIANAVTVFVIQEWDYYVGRRLLISTGWTNDRDWEMVRARLKEDRSLFDGYRHECMHRLVSYLEDNIRLDVDGFVNFRMPDFIDYVGKAAGRILDDLLLEQENREFIGVLRQFVERREEPMDLVHVVMMSGNRFQIYDRSMQVVAKSVDSAPGAADDEVRQEDLLISALVTLAPRQVTLHGKCMAATYNTLTEVFPGALRRCAGCRYCPARNQA
- a CDS encoding DUF445 family protein, with the protein product MFFLYALTLPLVGALIGWGTNLIAVWLLFRPYRPYKIPFLPITIQGLLPKRRQDLARSIGETVEAELLSFDDLVAQVHTEEMTKRLSLAVSDAVHEAVMARTPGIIPGSVKKALADTLADMVEDRVPDIIDWLADEVTQAAREEIKIARIIEDRMNSFPLEALEKIIFRVASKEIKHITVLGGVLGFLIGLVQVLFLYLARVFGTPVI